In a single window of the Desulfovibrio mangrovi genome:
- a CDS encoding metal-sensitive transcriptional regulator, with the protein MDQRHSGVAKHEETEPEEAAGVPHCPPCAAGQSLAAEAGETVLAAGVGQGFDSSADTGTIMDRMDREQERLRKNVLARMRRIEGQIRGIQRMIENGEECGDILMQVRAARSALHAASKQVMKRYMVRCHLDAIQNCENPDEPIEKMIDLLTGYLD; encoded by the coding sequence GTGGATCAACGCCATTCCGGGGTGGCAAAGCATGAAGAGACAGAGCCGGAAGAAGCGGCAGGCGTACCGCATTGTCCCCCATGTGCCGCCGGGCAGTCTCTGGCCGCGGAAGCGGGGGAGACCGTCTTGGCTGCGGGAGTGGGACAGGGCTTTGACTCCTCTGCTGATACCGGAACTATCATGGACCGGATGGATAGGGAACAGGAACGGCTCAGAAAAAATGTTCTCGCTCGTATGCGCCGGATTGAAGGGCAGATTCGGGGCATTCAGCGAATGATCGAAAACGGCGAGGAATGCGGTGACATTCTCATGCAGGTGCGCGCTGCCCGTTCGGCGCTGCATGCTGCCAGCAAGCAGGTCATGAAGCGGTATATGGTCCGCTGCCATCTGGATGCCATACAGAACTGCGAGAACCCTGATGAGCCTATCGAAAAGATGATAGATCTGCTGACGGGGTATCTGGACTGA
- a CDS encoding HAD family hydrolase: protein MRPLKEMPESARKAIRFVLTDIDDTLTSEGRLRADAYQAMERLQGHGLKVIPITGRPAGWCDQIARMWPVDGVVGENGAFFYLYDTQGRRMIRRYCKTDVERAEDRQKLATLRKTILQAVPGAAISADQPFREADLAVDFCEDVPPLPKEDILAIKRIFEEAGAHAKISSIHVNGWFGDYDKLSMTEILFREQFGLELADIREQVVFSGDSPNDAPMFGYFPHSVGVANVLDFRDELEAAPTWITTGRGGSGFAELADFLIGS, encoded by the coding sequence ATGCGCCCACTGAAGGAAATGCCGGAATCAGCCCGCAAGGCAATCCGCTTTGTGCTCACCGACATAGACGACACGCTTACCTCGGAAGGACGCCTGCGCGCTGATGCCTATCAGGCCATGGAACGCCTGCAGGGGCACGGCCTCAAGGTCATTCCCATTACCGGACGTCCTGCGGGCTGGTGCGACCAGATCGCCCGCATGTGGCCCGTTGATGGAGTTGTCGGCGAAAACGGGGCCTTCTTCTATCTGTACGATACCCAAGGCCGCCGCATGATCCGCCGCTACTGCAAAACAGATGTGGAACGTGCGGAGGATCGTCAAAAGCTGGCAACGCTGCGCAAGACCATCCTGCAGGCAGTGCCCGGGGCAGCCATTTCCGCTGACCAGCCCTTCCGTGAGGCAGATCTGGCCGTGGATTTCTGCGAAGACGTGCCGCCGCTGCCCAAGGAAGACATTCTCGCCATCAAACGCATCTTCGAAGAAGCCGGTGCACATGCAAAGATCAGTTCCATTCATGTGAACGGCTGGTTCGGTGACTACGACAAGCTTTCCATGACCGAAATCCTGTTCCGTGAACAGTTCGGCCTTGAGCTGGCAGACATCCGCGAGCAGGTCGTTTTTTCAGGCGACTCGCCCAATGACGCCCCCATGTTCGGCTACTTCCCGCACTCCGTTGGAGTCGCCAACGTGCTGGATTTCCGGGATGAACTGGAGGCTGCCCCCACATGGATCACCACAGGGCGCGGCGGTTCCGGCTTTGCCGAACTGGCGGACTTTCTCATCGGCAGCTAA
- the phnE gene encoding phosphonate ABC transporter, permease protein PhnE, whose product MTDNATWERFTPAQKLARFAVYLGAVSLFVVSLKTVEIIPEFLYDAPEQLQDLFARMWPVDYAAYHSEGIHQALVETLNIATLGTVLSLFMAVPVGLMAAKNITKIPVLNWFGTFILVSSRTVNSLVWAILFVAIFGPGALAGTIAIGFRSIGFCGKLLAEALEEVNEGPIEALKAAGAPWPSILIKGYWPQVAPAFWGIALFRWDINVRESSVIGLVGAGGIGVALDTALNLFRWQQVSLILLCIFTVVIIAEVLVTKIRQKII is encoded by the coding sequence ATGACTGATAATGCAACCTGGGAACGATTCACACCGGCGCAAAAGCTTGCCCGGTTCGCCGTCTATCTCGGGGCCGTATCGCTCTTCGTTGTCTCGCTGAAGACCGTTGAGATTATTCCCGAGTTTCTTTACGACGCTCCCGAACAGCTGCAGGACCTCTTTGCGCGCATGTGGCCGGTGGATTATGCAGCCTATCATAGCGAAGGCATCCATCAGGCACTGGTGGAAACACTGAACATTGCGACACTGGGAACGGTCCTGTCCCTTTTCATGGCTGTGCCCGTTGGCCTCATGGCCGCAAAGAACATCACCAAGATCCCTGTCCTGAACTGGTTCGGGACATTCATCCTGGTGTCTTCCCGTACCGTCAACTCACTGGTATGGGCCATTCTCTTCGTTGCCATCTTCGGCCCCGGTGCTCTTGCGGGCACCATTGCCATCGGCTTCCGCTCCATCGGTTTCTGCGGCAAGCTGCTGGCTGAAGCGCTTGAAGAAGTGAACGAAGGCCCCATTGAGGCGCTCAAGGCCGCAGGCGCTCCCTGGCCCAGCATCCTGATCAAGGGGTACTGGCCTCAGGTTGCCCCGGCATTCTGGGGCATTGCCCTGTTCCGCTGGGACATCAACGTCCGCGAGTCATCGGTTATCGGCCTTGTAGGCGCAGGCGGCATCGGCGTAGCCCTTGATACGGCGCTCAACCTGTTCCGCTGGCAGCAGGTTTCGCTGATTCTGCTGTGCATTTTCACAGTAGTCATCATCGCGGAAGTGCTCGTCACCAAGATTCGCCAGAAGATAATCTAG